In Jaculus jaculus isolate mJacJac1 chromosome 4, mJacJac1.mat.Y.cur, whole genome shotgun sequence, a single genomic region encodes these proteins:
- the LOC101614634 gene encoding TATA box-binding protein-like 1 — MDADSDVALDILITNVVCVFRTRCHLNLRKIALEGANVIYKRDIGKVLMKLRKPRITATIWSSGKIICTGATSEEEAKFGARRLARSLQKLGFQVIFTDFKVVNVLAVCNMPFEICLPEFTKNNRPHASYEPELHPAVCYRIKSLRATLQIFSTGSITVTGPNVKAVATAVEQIYPFVFESRKEIL, encoded by the coding sequence ATGGATGCAGACAGTGATGTTGCATTGGACATTTTAATTACAAATGTAGTCTGTGTTTTTAGAACAAGATGCCATTTGAACTTAAGGAAAATTGCCTTGGAGGGAGCAAATGTAATTTATAAGCGTGACATTGGGAAAGTATTAATGAAGTTGAGAAAACCTAGAATTACAGCAACGATTTGGTCCTCAGGAAAAATTATTTGCACTGGAGCAACAAGTGAAGAAGAAGCTAAGTTTGGTGCCAGGCGTTTAGCCCGCAGTCTGCAGAAACTAGGTTTCCAGGTAATTTTTACAGATTTTAAAGTTGTGAATGTTTTGGCAGTTTGTAACATGCCCTTTGAAATCTGTTTGCCAGAATTCACAAAGAACAATAGACCTCATGCCAGTTACGAACCTGAGCTTCATCCTGCTGTGTGCTATCGAATAAAGTCTCTAAGGGCTACATTGCAGATATTTTCAACAGGAAGTATCACAGTAACAGGGCCCAACGTCAAGGCCGTGGCTACTGCTGTGGAACAGATTTACCCATTTGTGtttgaaagcaggaaagaaatttTATAA